Proteins from one Polynucleobacter wuianus genomic window:
- a CDS encoding peptidylprolyl isomerase, whose amino-acid sequence MNSICKALLLLAFFIFINSAGAQNLSEPQAALASVNGVKLTTAEYQKWLRQAIADGAPETPELRNKVFNDLVTREAIAQDVKKTKLLERDNNAFKLELAQSNALQEIWFAEYFKAHPLTDAQVRAEYERQVTLSREAKNSQEYQISQIVVTSEDQANEFIRQLKNGTNFESLAKQKSIDQKTASMGGMLGWVLPSQLTPPINLVVPNLLRGQITQNPIQIGVYWHVIKVDDIRPFVMPSFDQAKVGIAQSLVQQRRQDALANLMKNVKVAKVYN is encoded by the coding sequence ATGAATTCAATCTGCAAAGCCTTGCTGCTATTAGCTTTCTTCATCTTTATCAACTCTGCGGGTGCACAAAACCTTTCAGAGCCGCAAGCCGCGCTCGCCAGCGTGAATGGCGTAAAACTAACTACTGCTGAGTATCAAAAGTGGCTAAGACAAGCGATTGCCGATGGCGCTCCAGAAACCCCTGAGCTGCGTAATAAGGTATTTAATGATTTAGTGACGCGTGAAGCAATTGCGCAAGACGTTAAAAAAACTAAGCTATTGGAGCGCGATAACAATGCGTTTAAATTAGAGCTGGCGCAAAGTAATGCTCTGCAAGAGATTTGGTTTGCCGAATACTTTAAAGCTCACCCATTGACCGATGCCCAGGTCAGAGCGGAATACGAGAGACAAGTCACTTTAAGTCGGGAAGCAAAAAACTCGCAAGAGTATCAAATATCGCAAATTGTTGTTACTAGCGAAGATCAGGCAAATGAATTCATTCGCCAGTTAAAAAATGGAACGAACTTTGAAAGCTTAGCCAAACAAAAATCAATCGATCAAAAGACAGCGTCCATGGGCGGTATGTTAGGTTGGGTGCTACCTTCCCAACTGACCCCACCCATTAATTTGGTCGTCCCCAATTTATTAAGGGGGCAGATAACACAAAATCCAATTCAAATTGGAGTCTATTGGCATGTCATCAAAGTGGATGATATTCGACCATTTGTCATGCCTAGTTTTGATCAGGCCAAGGTCGGCATCGCGCAATCTTTGGTTCAGCAACGCAGGCAAGATGCTTTGGCAAACTTAATGAAAAATGTAAAAGTTGCTAAGGTTTATAACTAA
- a CDS encoding peptidylprolyl isomerase: MGSSSQSWIKIALGCFLIGVYSLTFAANKHAAKSSSNTSAGSAALPTQNRSSFSPGAGAGAQAPFTKKPLTAPSPEVIKGAPQTHTTEAQERGYTTIIIAFIVSLAALMGLGLLIVYRKYFSPIVTVNDKKITLRDYRKKLAQAVAQGVPDTMGHRDTILNDMILREVIAQDLNHTEYGSNFSQYRFTADQKESVLEIWFSKQHRSFEIQEHEILAEYNKRQILAQDPKNAYEYLLSQIIVQSELEGIRLIEQLQQGVSFSALAEEKSIDQQSRGLGGYIGWAIPAQILVPLNDHVVKLKKINFLHSQFTQNWVGIL; the protein is encoded by the coding sequence ATGGGTAGTTCTTCTCAGAGTTGGATCAAGATAGCGCTTGGCTGCTTTCTGATCGGCGTCTATAGCCTGACGTTTGCAGCGAACAAACATGCCGCAAAGTCTTCTAGTAACACAAGTGCAGGCTCTGCAGCGCTGCCAACACAAAACCGTAGTTCATTTTCACCAGGGGCTGGTGCAGGGGCTCAAGCCCCTTTTACGAAAAAGCCCCTAACTGCGCCATCACCCGAGGTCATAAAGGGTGCGCCTCAGACTCATACTACCGAAGCTCAAGAGCGCGGATATACAACAATTATTATTGCTTTCATTGTTAGCTTAGCTGCACTGATGGGACTCGGTCTTCTAATTGTCTATCGAAAATACTTTTCGCCTATAGTAACTGTTAATGACAAGAAGATCACTTTGAGGGACTATCGAAAAAAATTAGCCCAGGCCGTTGCGCAAGGCGTGCCCGATACGATGGGGCATCGCGATACGATATTGAATGACATGATTTTGCGCGAAGTTATTGCGCAAGATCTTAACCATACTGAGTATGGCAGCAATTTCTCTCAGTATCGATTTACCGCCGATCAAAAAGAATCTGTCCTAGAAATCTGGTTTTCGAAACAGCACCGCTCATTCGAAATTCAGGAACACGAGATCTTGGCGGAATACAACAAGCGACAAATACTTGCTCAAGACCCTAAGAACGCGTATGAGTACCTACTGTCACAGATTATTGTCCAGAGCGAGCTGGAGGGTATTCGTTTGATTGAGCAACTTCAGCAAGGGGTATCGTTTAGTGCGCTTGCTGAGGAAAAATCGATTGACCAGCAATCTAGAGGGCTTGGCGGCTATATTGGCTGGGCTATACCAGCACAAATCCTTGTGCCATTGAATGATCATGTCGTTAAATTGAAAAAAATCAATTTTCTGCACAGCCAATTCACACAAAACTGGGTTGGCATATTGTAA
- a CDS encoding type II toxin-antitoxin system HipA family toxin, translated as MVRELNVWFFGERVGALTQDEGYLSFQYLPEWLESKNAKPLSQSLPLRAEPFGDKIAKPFFAGLLPEGDKRAAVANILKVSSKNDFALLDGIGGECAGALILLEPGQTPPVEAHASESIEWLEEEQLLAVLEKLHKQPLLAGESGLRLSLAGAQEKLPVVAREVSGKDGQSHFEIGLPKNNIPSSYILKPEISGVDGSVYNEAFCLALARELKLDAATAKIGRTKDKTYLLVERYDRFLDGRQLRRLHQEDFCQALGVAPEFKYQNEGGLTIADGFALVRKVTTPSAPNLLRLLDYIIFNCLVGNNDAHAKNFSLLYSQIGIQLAPLYDVLSTAVYPDLSDSMAMKIGSKYRFDELHARHWGQMAEAAQLGAPQLKRRVLEIAGELPNLAKGLQAQFEAKGWSHPILVKIVSLIEGRCATTVNRFSMAE; from the coding sequence ATGGTTCGAGAGTTGAACGTCTGGTTTTTTGGCGAGCGCGTAGGGGCTCTAACTCAGGATGAAGGCTACCTATCTTTTCAGTATCTACCTGAATGGCTAGAATCAAAAAACGCTAAGCCACTCTCTCAATCCTTGCCGTTACGCGCTGAGCCATTTGGTGACAAGATTGCAAAACCCTTTTTCGCCGGCTTATTGCCTGAGGGTGATAAACGTGCTGCAGTAGCGAACATCTTAAAGGTATCGAGTAAAAATGATTTCGCATTGCTAGATGGCATTGGGGGCGAGTGCGCGGGTGCATTGATTTTGCTAGAGCCTGGTCAAACACCGCCGGTAGAAGCGCATGCAAGTGAATCAATAGAGTGGCTAGAAGAGGAACAGTTGCTTGCAGTGCTAGAGAAGTTGCATAAGCAACCATTGCTCGCTGGAGAATCCGGCCTGAGGTTATCGCTCGCTGGAGCTCAGGAGAAGTTGCCAGTAGTTGCTAGGGAAGTGTCGGGCAAAGATGGCCAAAGTCATTTTGAAATTGGCCTGCCAAAGAATAATATCCCAAGCTCATACATTCTTAAACCTGAGATATCAGGCGTTGATGGCAGTGTCTATAACGAAGCATTTTGCCTTGCTCTAGCCAGGGAGTTAAAGCTAGATGCCGCCACAGCCAAGATTGGCCGAACCAAAGATAAAACATATTTACTGGTAGAGCGCTATGATCGTTTTCTTGATGGTAGACAGTTAAGACGATTGCATCAAGAGGACTTCTGTCAGGCATTGGGCGTAGCGCCTGAGTTTAAATATCAGAATGAGGGTGGGCTAACTATTGCTGATGGATTTGCATTGGTACGCAAGGTAACTACTCCAAGCGCCCCCAATCTTTTGCGACTATTGGACTACATCATTTTTAATTGCTTGGTGGGCAACAACGATGCTCACGCAAAGAACTTTTCATTGCTCTACAGTCAAATCGGAATTCAATTGGCGCCACTTTATGACGTGTTATCAACAGCGGTCTATCCAGACCTCAGCGATAGCATGGCAATGAAGATTGGTAGCAAATACCGCTTTGATGAATTGCATGCACGCCATTGGGGGCAAATGGCTGAAGCGGCACAATTGGGCGCACCCCAATTAAAAAGAAGGGTGCTGGAGATTGCAGGTGAGTTGCCTAATTTGGCAAAAGGATTGCAGGCACAATTTGAGGCTAAGGGCTGGAGTCATCCAATCCTTGTCAAAATTGTTTCATTGATTGAAGGGCGTTGCGCAACAACAGTCAATCGTTTCTCAATGGCGGAGTAA
- a CDS encoding type II toxin-antitoxin system Y4mF family antitoxin, with translation MSTQIQNSLDLGRLVRETRKRLKLTQPQLALAANVGVRFIVELEAGKSTLRLENILRVLQALGGVLSVEGMDPFIGNKQDGVR, from the coding sequence ATGAGCACACAAATTCAAAACTCTCTAGATCTAGGTCGCTTAGTGCGTGAGACACGCAAGCGCCTGAAATTGACTCAGCCGCAGTTGGCGCTAGCCGCCAATGTAGGGGTAAGGTTCATTGTTGAGCTAGAGGCAGGCAAATCCACTCTTAGATTGGAAAATATTCTGAGAGTGTTGCAAGCCTTGGGCGGAGTACTAAGCGTGGAGGGTATGGACCCTTTCATTGGCAATAAACAAGATGGGGTGCGCTAA
- a CDS encoding patatin-like phospholipase family protein has protein sequence MMCNIKIIACGALFLLLTGCSSLERKSAIPPDALNKAQIAGLPSVRYLISTQAGIDDLVKDVVTLETTRGVKAFTGDANYLALSGGGDDGAFGAGLLVGWSEQGSRPAFNLVTGISTGALIAPFAYLGKDCDPLLRKVYTGIGPSDVYIERGILSGIFSDGLADSTPLYQLISKYVDAQFLQKIALEYNTHGRWLLIGTTNIDAGLPVIWNMGRIASIGTPEALDLFRKIMLASASIPGAFSPVMFDFLLGSEAFQEMHVDGGASTQVFLYPSLAAAKAKAMGISRRQHREAYIIRNARLDPRWNETERRTISVAGRAISQLIQTQGIGDLYRIYNTTQSDNVGFNLAYIGSDFNEPHTQEFDSAYMNALFRYGYDQAVKGYPWKKYPPGFQAAFDHDATPKEAQQIQKHHPQKYKPD, from the coding sequence ATGATGTGCAATATCAAAATAATTGCTTGTGGCGCTCTTTTTCTCTTGCTAACGGGATGCTCCTCTTTAGAGCGCAAATCTGCCATTCCGCCCGACGCCCTAAATAAAGCGCAAATTGCCGGTTTACCCAGCGTCAGATATCTGATTTCAACCCAAGCGGGTATTGATGATTTGGTAAAAGATGTGGTTACCTTAGAGACTACTCGTGGTGTCAAGGCTTTTACAGGGGACGCCAATTACTTGGCCTTGTCAGGTGGTGGTGATGATGGCGCCTTTGGTGCAGGACTTTTAGTGGGTTGGTCAGAGCAAGGTTCAAGGCCCGCATTTAACTTAGTCACCGGCATCAGTACGGGTGCGCTAATTGCGCCATTTGCATACCTTGGCAAAGACTGTGACCCTCTCTTGCGAAAAGTGTATACCGGCATTGGCCCGAGCGATGTCTATATTGAACGCGGTATTTTGTCGGGTATTTTCAGTGATGGTCTTGCTGACTCCACACCCTTATATCAATTGATTTCGAAATATGTGGATGCGCAGTTTTTGCAAAAAATTGCGCTTGAGTACAACACGCATGGCAGATGGTTGCTGATTGGTACAACCAACATCGATGCAGGCTTGCCCGTGATTTGGAATATGGGGCGGATCGCCAGCATTGGCACGCCCGAGGCTTTAGATCTCTTTCGTAAGATTATGCTGGCCTCAGCTTCGATTCCGGGCGCCTTTTCACCGGTGATGTTTGATTTTTTACTCGGCTCAGAAGCTTTTCAGGAAATGCATGTCGATGGTGGAGCGAGTACGCAAGTCTTTTTATACCCTTCCCTAGCAGCAGCCAAGGCTAAGGCAATGGGTATCTCACGGCGCCAGCATCGAGAAGCCTACATTATTCGCAATGCTCGCCTAGATCCGCGCTGGAATGAAACAGAGCGCCGGACCATTAGCGTGGCGGGTCGAGCTATTTCACAATTAATCCAGACTCAAGGAATAGGTGATTTATATCGTATCTACAACACTACTCAAAGCGACAATGTTGGGTTTAATTTAGCCTACATTGGATCTGACTTTAATGAGCCCCACACCCAGGAATTTGACAGCGCCTATATGAATGCCCTATTCCGCTACGGCTACGATCAGGCTGTTAAAGGCTACCCTTGGAAGAAATATCCTCCAGGCTTTCAAGCGGCTTTTGATCATGATGCTACTCCAAAGGAAGCGCAGCAAATTCAGAAACATCATCCGCAAAAATATAAGCCCGATTAA
- a CDS encoding alkyl/aryl-sulfatase, with the protein MKACIIKSVVCAIGVMSSGYVLAAGGGGVVSDPGALEGKHFDAKGNAPSKYTVELQKSLRKTLPFEDRRDFEESKRGLIATPAYKTIMADAGNVAWDMGSYDFLLQGKEFDSVHPSLQRQAILNMAYGLYEVVPGKIYQVRGFDLANISFIKTNTGWIVFDPLAAKETARAALELVNEKLGKRPVIAVVYSHSHADHFGGVRGVVDEADVKSGKVKIIAPAGFMDHAIAENVYAGNAMTRRLYFQYGVLLPRSPFGHVDQSIGKNTAAGNLGLIEPNVYINQPYEKMTVDGVEMEFQNTPGTEAPAEMNTYFPQFKAFWAAENITGTIHNIYTLRGALVRDSLAWSKNINNALYRYGNESDVMFASHTWPRWGNARIQEVMRTQRDSYAHLHNEVLHLANNGVTINEIQNVYKQPESLKKQWAAHSYHGSEEHNSRAVINRYLGYWDANPATLAPLSPKDAAPLYVEMMGGSAKILAKGRELYKKGQYREAMEIVNKLVYAQPNNVPAKDLLADIFEQIGYQKESPSMRNSFLGAAYELRHGMPTGASPKTNGPDMIRGMTTELWLNALGISMDSKKAADMNFVINLSTPDNGEQFVIEMSNSALTNIKGQQAKNPNLTVTLNRSDLERVMGGQTTFDQLQAQGKVQFDGDRKVFDQLRSTLTVFVPDFELMPGTKPKAAQKPVAQPAKDPFAAQEIAITAGE; encoded by the coding sequence ATGAAAGCATGCATTATTAAGTCAGTTGTTTGTGCGATTGGCGTTATGAGCTCAGGCTATGTATTAGCAGCGGGCGGCGGCGGAGTGGTTTCGGACCCTGGTGCCTTAGAGGGCAAGCATTTTGATGCAAAAGGTAATGCTCCCTCAAAATATACTGTCGAGTTGCAAAAGAGTTTACGCAAAACCTTACCTTTCGAAGATCGGCGCGACTTTGAAGAATCTAAACGCGGATTGATTGCTACTCCCGCTTACAAAACAATCATGGCTGATGCTGGCAATGTTGCATGGGATATGGGAAGTTATGACTTTCTATTGCAAGGCAAGGAGTTTGATAGCGTTCACCCATCATTACAGCGCCAAGCAATTCTCAATATGGCCTACGGACTCTATGAAGTGGTGCCTGGAAAGATTTATCAAGTGCGTGGCTTTGACTTAGCTAATATTAGCTTCATTAAAACCAATACGGGTTGGATAGTTTTTGACCCCCTAGCTGCAAAAGAAACTGCTAGAGCCGCTCTTGAGTTGGTCAATGAAAAACTAGGCAAACGTCCGGTAATAGCCGTGGTTTACTCCCACTCCCATGCCGATCATTTTGGTGGAGTCCGCGGCGTAGTGGATGAAGCTGATGTTAAGAGCGGCAAAGTCAAAATCATTGCTCCTGCTGGCTTTATGGATCACGCGATTGCGGAGAATGTCTACGCCGGCAATGCAATGACTCGCAGACTGTATTTTCAATACGGAGTGCTTTTACCTCGAAGCCCATTTGGACACGTTGACCAATCCATTGGCAAGAATACTGCTGCCGGTAATTTAGGCTTGATTGAACCAAATGTTTATATCAACCAACCTTACGAAAAAATGACTGTAGATGGAGTGGAAATGGAGTTCCAGAATACCCCTGGAACGGAAGCGCCAGCCGAAATGAATACCTACTTCCCGCAATTTAAGGCATTTTGGGCTGCGGAAAATATTACCGGTACGATTCACAACATCTACACCTTACGTGGCGCTTTAGTACGAGATTCATTGGCTTGGTCTAAAAATATCAATAATGCTTTGTATCGCTACGGTAATGAAAGCGATGTGATGTTCGCCTCACACACATGGCCTCGTTGGGGTAATGCGCGTATTCAAGAAGTCATGCGGACTCAGCGTGATAGTTATGCACATTTACATAATGAAGTTTTACATTTAGCCAATAATGGTGTCACGATTAACGAGATTCAGAATGTCTATAAGCAGCCTGAGAGTTTGAAAAAGCAGTGGGCTGCTCATAGTTATCACGGTTCTGAAGAGCACAATAGTCGCGCTGTCATTAATCGCTATCTTGGTTATTGGGATGCCAATCCAGCAACATTGGCACCGCTGTCACCCAAAGATGCCGCACCCCTTTACGTGGAGATGATGGGCGGCTCTGCAAAGATCTTGGCTAAGGGCAGAGAGCTATACAAAAAAGGTCAATATCGTGAAGCCATGGAGATTGTGAATAAATTGGTTTACGCGCAACCTAATAATGTGCCCGCAAAAGACTTGCTGGCAGATATCTTTGAGCAAATTGGATATCAAAAAGAGAGTCCCAGTATGCGGAATAGTTTCTTAGGCGCTGCTTACGAGTTGCGTCATGGGATGCCTACTGGAGCCTCTCCGAAGACTAACGGTCCGGACATGATCAGAGGTATGACAACCGAACTTTGGCTAAACGCCCTTGGTATCAGTATGGATAGTAAAAAGGCGGCAGATATGAATTTTGTCATCAATCTTTCCACACCGGATAACGGGGAGCAGTTTGTCATTGAGATGAGCAATTCTGCATTGACCAATATAAAGGGTCAGCAAGCTAAAAATCCAAATCTGACTGTGACACTAAATCGCAGTGATTTAGAGCGGGTGATGGGTGGGCAAACTACCTTTGATCAGTTGCAAGCGCAGGGAAAGGTACAGTTTGATGGTGATCGTAAGGTATTTGATCAGTTGAGAAGCACCTTAACAGTCTTTGTGCCGGATTTCGAATTAATGCCAGGTACTAAGCCAAAGGCAGCGCAAAAACCTGTGGCCCAACCCGCTAAGGACCCATTTGCTGCGCAAGAGATAGCTATTACTGCTGGAGAGTAA
- a CDS encoding GDSL-type esterase/lipase family protein — MIRLHLQKLRSQVMGYDSVLTGTFLMDAVSKVRPQNELFNTFSPPVDVVMIGDSLTANVMWNDVFPNVKIANRGIGGDRTVDILNRLDPILKLKPKKAFLQAGLNDFATGASVDQAFNTYTKIVQRLQKNGVTVYIQSTVECSRLRCGKEVEDVRKLNTLLRQYAKDKNITFIDLNQQLSSTLQGLLSQYTTDGSHLNAQGYVQWSKAITPYISQ; from the coding sequence ATGATCCGACTGCACTTGCAAAAACTGCGCAGTCAAGTGATGGGCTATGATTCCGTATTGACAGGAACTTTTTTGATGGATGCGGTTTCAAAAGTCAGACCTCAAAATGAGTTATTCAATACCTTTTCTCCACCTGTAGACGTAGTCATGATTGGCGATTCATTGACGGCAAATGTCATGTGGAATGATGTGTTTCCGAATGTCAAAATCGCCAATCGCGGTATTGGCGGAGACCGCACAGTAGACATTCTGAATCGCCTAGATCCGATACTCAAACTTAAGCCTAAGAAAGCATTTTTACAAGCTGGCCTAAACGATTTTGCTACTGGTGCTTCCGTAGATCAGGCTTTTAATACTTACACAAAGATTGTGCAGCGTTTGCAGAAAAATGGTGTCACTGTATATATACAATCTACTGTTGAATGTTCACGTCTGCGCTGCGGAAAAGAAGTGGAAGATGTCCGAAAACTGAATACCCTACTTCGCCAATATGCCAAAGATAAAAACATCACTTTCATTGATCTCAATCAGCAATTAAGTTCGACTTTACAGGGTTTGCTATCGCAATACACCACCGATGGCAGCCACTTAAATGCGCAAGGCTATGTGCAGTGGAGCAAGGCAATCACACCTTACATATCGCAATAA